Genomic DNA from Mixophyes fleayi isolate aMixFle1 chromosome 7, aMixFle1.hap1, whole genome shotgun sequence:
gcgTTTCAGTTAAGTGAACACATCCTTACTACACTTCTACTATTTTGGAAtgctatttgtatttttataatatatcagCCAACTTGATATTAAAGTCTAATAGTCCTTTAAATATTCATTCACTTTAAGTAAAAATCTCACAAATGTATTTTGTCAATAAAGTTAATTAAAGTGCATCTGTCAACGGGTGTCAAAAGCTCCCTCCCTGGTGAACAGGactgaattatttttaaaaggttgtcaaatatgtttattttactcTTTCTTTCCATGTCTGTATACCAGGCCTCCCTCTATTCAGTTTGCACTGAGGTTATTATTGCTCTGGATATCCCTACACCGTCACATACCATGCCAGTAACAAACATGGCCGACGCCAAACCTCCCCACAGATACGCAACGTCTTGAATTAAACGCCTATCACGTGACCGAAGCGGAATGAACCCCGCGGCCATGTTCACTATGGGCACGGGACCATCACCGTTCCCTCGTAGTATAATATCACGACACGAACAGACTAGGAGACGGAGACCGGTGTGCGGACCGTTATTAGGGTAACACCCCGCCCTGACATAGGCTGTCATCCAATCACACCCCTGTGGCGGTGGCGGCGGCGGCCGCCTGCTCTCGCAGACAGCGGAAGTAGTTCCGTACAGTGACGTCTCAGACGCTCAGCTGACGCAGCATCATAACAACAACATCCCGGCTGGGAGACCGGACAGCTGGAGACCGGTCTGCGGGGACTGCGCTGGGATTGGAGTCTGGGGGTTACATGGTCTGCCAGAATACTGACCGGGTGTATTTATATCTATGATCATTAGGACAGGGAGTTTACACTGGCAGATGTGGGGGTGATATATTGTCACATTATACAGGGTAGGGGGGATATACTGAGAAGTTAGACAGGAGCTATATCCAGACATACTAGTCAGACAGCTCTTGAGGGGTTATATTAATAACTAAGGCACATTTTAAGGGGGTATTAACAGATCAGACAGTTGGGGTAAAGAAATATTGCTAGGCAGACATTTGTTAGGGGGGGATATAGTGGCAGGACATACAGTAGTTAGGGGGAGATACATTGACAGGACAGATAGGTCTTAGGGGGTACATAGTGACAGGTGAGACAGTTGTTAGGGGGGATACATTGGCAAGTCACGCAGTTGTTAGGGGGGTGATATATCGCAGGTCAGACCGGTATTGAGGTTGTACTGGCAAGTCACGAAGGGGGAACGAAGTATACTGTCATACATAAGAGATTTATTAACAGACCTAACAAGAGTTACGGGAAATAACAGCTGTCTGAACTGGTCATTCAGGATCAGGAATTATACCGACAGGTCTGTGTAGTGTTGGGATATACTGATAGCTCAGTCTCACTGTTCATTCTGGTGTTGGTTGGTAGATGGCGATGTGTTGGAGGTTCCAGAGCATAAAGATATATTTTGATAGTTAAGAAGTGATTGGTCAGCGGTTCCAGTGTGAGGTCAGTACGGCTTTATGGATTGGACTTGAGTGATTAGGATGGTTTAAACTAGCAAAAAAGGTGGACGTTATTGTAGACTGGACAAGCAAATATAGATTGGTCTGGTGGTTTTAAGAAGCTTAGGTCAGGAACGTATATATACGGAGGACagataatacaaattgactatcaGTGGTCTGTAAATAATAGGCAAAGATTGGTGGAGTAGAGACACAATGGTGAAGATAGAGCAAGGAGATAAAATACCATATTGGAGAAAACCAGTGTAAAAATATATCTGGACTAAGACTTAAGGCAGCTAAAGAACAATTGATTTAGTATAATAATATGGAACCGGAATGTTAGACCAAGAATTGTGGTGAGAGGTGAAATCAGGACTAGGGTACATATTTAGGCTGGTGGATCTGTTGAGAGGGATAGCTCCAGGGGAATGTTGTGGAGAGACTCTGGAGGAACCTTGCTGTATTTGATTCCAGACTGTCTTCTTGACCTTTGGCGTAAGAGAAAGTATTAAACTAAGTCTGACCACATGTCTGGCCAGGCCATGACTAGTAGTCCGTGTGATCCCTTGGATTCTGGGGAAGGAATGATGCAGACAGAAGATATTGCACCTTGGCCTTCTGGAGATCCGTCCCAGAGTGAAGAAAGAAGCGGACGAGTTCCTGGAGCCTCTGAAGAGGACATGAATTTTCTAGAGGCCAATCTGTACTGTATACTAAGTGAATGGGGACCTTTACTTACTGCAGGACAGCGGCTTCTGGTGTGGGAGAGGCCACTGCCTAGTCTACTTACAGCAGCAGCTCTACATGGGGCGTTTTGGTGAGACTCTGAGTATGGAGGAAGCAATAAGGCgttttattgtctgtctgtctgtatgctCACAGATCTTACAATGGTTAGAACAAGAAATGACTTGGTCTAATGCATTTCCCGATCAAGGGCTGTAATGCTATAATCACACTCGCTCATCAAATTGATTGCGGGTCCCATATGCAGCTGGGTCTGGGGCAGTAGCGTGAGCATTTTACAGAGTACAGTAGAacgaaacatgtttttttaatggaaGGCTGTGTATCACTGAGACAAATAATAcatatgaaataactggagtgtttttACTTAATTAAATGTATCCACCGTGCGTCCCTCTCTTCCGTACAGTAGTTTTCCATGTTAAGGTGGGACTTTTGCAAGCAGGCAGAGGCACAGGAAAAACTTGTTTATAAAGGGAAAATTAAAAGTAGCACTTTGCACTGTTTAATGAATAGGGTCTAGTCACCATGATAAACTTCATACAgtaagccatcatcatcatctatttatatagcaccactgatgccgcagcgctgtacagagaactcactcacatcagtccctgccccattggagcttacagtctaaattccctaacatacacatacacacacatacagacctagagagagacagactagggtaaattttgatagcagccaattaatctaccactatgtttttggagtgtgggaagaaaccggagcacccggaggaaacccacgcaaacatggggagagcatacaaacttcacacagataaggtcgtGGTCGGggatcgaactcataaccccagtgctgtgaggcagaagtgctaaccactaagccaccgtgctgccatcgaATCTCTTAAGCATACTTGCTCACTctactggaatgtctgggagctcctgaattccaggtaggtctcccaggctAGCAGGCCATTCTCACGCAcgcaagtgggcaggatgggaccCCTCTGGGCTCATTCTTCATCTCTGCCACATCTTTTTAAGCGTGTGGTTAGACACATGGAGGAGTGTCTTGTGCTTCAGCAGCACTATACTGCCACTTCCCATAAAAACTCTCTTTAATTGCTCCGTGTACCAGAGGCACCTGCCCACCAGAAGGTTCAGACATGCCTTCCAATTTTTGTAAGACAGGACAACTGTGCCAACTATTGGTTGGGCAGGACAGTCCCAACCAATAGTCAAATTGAAACTGTCCCGCTTATATCAGGACATATGTCTTACGGTGCAGCCTATCAATTGACTATTGACATTCTTGAAACATGAAACACTGTATTTCTTGCCTTAGTGATATTAGttactgaatattggttcagtctacAAAATATTTTCCTCCACTGTGTTTCGGCCACGAGTACATTGTTATAATTTGTGAGATGAACAATTTGTAGACAACAAGGATCAGAACATTCCTCATTGTTACTTATTATGATGTGAAGTTTGTTATAACGTATAGAGGAATAATACAATTGAGGGCAATTATTTTGAGTGAAACGTTaaggccctgattcatcaagacacagaAATAAACCTGTTATGTTAAGTaaattgtacatatatatgtctatatacaaCGAGCAGATGTAAatatacgtctggtgatgaatacaggtctaggtctgctctgctctaacagacactgcaggatacgtcctatacatatgtggaatataaagtcacaaaagaaagcacagaaaagaaaatcaattagtcacctgttaatatagtcattaatgacaaaacataaagaaaaaagttttttcttttctttttttttttctttcaatacaaTACATTAATTGGGATGctgtgaatgtctactgtacataaaatgcattttgcagttgctcctgattagacacatgttctagctgcatacacatccATCGTCACTATCACTctacacttacaccagacctgtagctacGTTTGATGATGCAGCGTTGTCTGGCGCATAGTTCGATTTTGGCCATGCGCAGAGCGGTTTCACACAAAATACGACTCGTACCAGCATTTACAtatcttaattaatcaggccctgagtataTACTCTTGTAAACATCCACAGGATGAATACAGGTGCTTTGGGTATTTGTTGGTCATGTGACCCTCTCCTTGGTTTTATGCTGTAACTCAGTGGATCTGTGAGCCGTCTGCAGTAATGTGCAGCCATATTTCCTGGGCCATACTGTGACCCAGACGTCACGGTGACTGCTGGGGGGTGATGTTCTCCACAAGGCAGAGAAAGGTGTCTATAATGGATTATGTCATTGGGTCACAGGATTATATGGCTGCTGCGTAGATGTTTCCTATTCTCTTTTGTGTCACCGAATCACAACATTGTGAATCATTAATAAGtttccctctctccttcccaGGTTGTTCTCATACTTATCCCTGAGGCCTCTGTTCTTGGTCAGCTTCTTTCTACTCTGTCTGATGGGTGTGAAACATTGGAAAGCCCAACTGCTTCATCACTGTACAGGTAACGACCCTACTCGTTACTCCCTCACACAACACATAACCTGGATTATGTTATAACACTTCCTttaccaagggggggggggggcagcctgTTCAGATGTCTTCAGTGGTTAATACACCTGTCTTCTTTTCTACAGTTCAGAGCCTGGGGGAGCCCTCCAGTGACAGGTGAGAACCCAAATCCCCGCAGCCAGATGGTCGCCGTTCACTGGGCCCTTATTCAGTCTGCGATTATTGGTGTCTATTCAGAAACTCTTATTTACCGTCCTTATAATATACAGCTACACAGCCATATACATTACAAGAGTATAATAGAAGAATTGCATAATAATATCACAAATAAAATGTCCAACTAGTCTTTGCTAACATCATTTAAAGGGTGCGGTAATTAGGATATCATGTTATACATCTTCTCTGTGGCTGTTTCCTTGATGCCGAAATCATTTCTATTTTAGTAACatagtagtattattataattataattatcctTTATGTACGGGACAGATAATAAATAAAGTAGCAAGATAACAGCTGCagatgctggggggggggggggagggggagtggttTGGCCGCCACCAATAATTAAGCAGCCGTTAGTGACCGGCATTACTGCACAGCTACCGGTGGGAatgttggaatgaggagagacggCAGAAGGTGGTGACATGAAAAATGAAGGAGACATTGTAGATATCTTTAGCTGGTCATCTGCTGGCCGCCATGACTGTCCTTCACACTTTATATTAGCGAAACCTTCTTCCCCAACATATAATGTTTTCTCTTGTGAAGCAATGAGCGGCGCAGGCaccatggaggggggggggggggggactgctcCATTTACTTATTAGGATTTATACAATGACATCACTTAAGGGATAATATTAGACAAGTCTAATGTCCATGAGCCACTGGGCCGTAGCTAATTGTACTGTGCGGCCTCAACCTTAATTAAATGTCCTTTTTGCATTCATGTCTGTTACTATTGACGTCCCTGTAGACGACAGTGAGGTGTTCACTTCCCTGTATTCACAAACGGAGCAATGTATAGATGACAGTAACTGTCAGCTGCTGATTTATATTCTAGTTTGTGTGGTCTGGAGGTGAATGTACCGGGTTCTGTATTTGTAGTGAGACGTCTGTGGGAGGATCAAGTCAGCACCGCTTGCTGAGTGTCCCGGAGCTGTGTCACTGTCTGGCTGAGGCCTGGTTCACCTCTCGGCAGTACATCCAGGAGCTGCTGCTGTACAAGAAGCAGAATCCAGGAAAGGTGGGTTCCAGCCGGAGGCTGAAGTGGCATCAAACGGATACAGTCATGTTTAtcccatacctgccaacattggCAAGTGTTCTCCTAGGAGgtctggggggcaggtgggtgtttgggggaggggctcgaataattgtgtcattagccccgcccccaaaacgAGCGTCACTATTTTAGGCCAATAAAATCAGACGAGCCACAATTGTGCACATGATcacactaagccccgccccctccatttaattgACAGCGCTGCCCAGGAagctgggaggactcccagaaattcgtgagtctcccggacattccaggagagtaggcaactgtggtCACCTACATTCATCAGCGGGTTAAAATCAGATATTGCATAGTATTTTCCTCCAATATTTCCCTGTATACCAATAACATTGCAGTGATCAGATGTATTAATGAACGGGCCGTGATTCATACACCCTTCTAATGGGGTCCGAGTCACACTTGACCCTCATCCTTCTGGGACCTGGGCCCCGAGCTGGTATCTCTGTAGTGTGTCACCCAGTCTCAAGAAACTAAAAGGAGACTTCTGTGTACATTTATTAAACTAAGCCTTACATTAATTTTGTGTATATGGTGGGTGTGCTCAGGGGTGGAAGCTGCACCTGTAGAAGGGGACCCACGATTTACACCAGGCGTATAACTTTACTGTGTATTCATGTTCTTCTCTTTCTGCCCCAGTTCTGTGCCATGGTGTGTGCGTGCTGCGCGGCGCTGGCCGTTGTCGGACATTATATACCAGGCATTATGATTTCCTACATAATACGTAAGGTTTTGTTGCGATTGATCCTACCGTTCAGCCGGTCTatggaaaacacacacacaccatgaccACAGCGCCCCCTTGTGTTTTACAGTGCTCAGTGTTCTCTTGTGGCCGCTGGTTGTGTATCGAGAACTGATCCAGAAGATGTACACCGCTCTAGAACCCATTCTCATGAAGTTGGACTACAGCATGAAGGGGGAACGTCTGCCACGCTCGCACAAGAGTAAGAGCTGAGCCACATCACCATTATAGAGGGGGCATTTAAAGAAAAGCAACCTATGCTTCAAAATCGGGGAAAACATTTTGTTAATCTATGTTTAAAAGTATATTTAGCCATGAATAAGGGCATAACTCCAGGTGTGCATACCTTTCAACATAAGCCCCTATTCTGATCTGGACCAAATTCACCTCTGATTCAGCCAACCACAGTCACAATTGCCCAGGACCATGCTCACTCTTTGATATACCTTGCCCCTCTGCGGGGTGGCTCCTTAAGTGGGACTATTTAGCGGTATAGGTATGCAAAATAGCTCcttgggctaaatttactaaaccttctacaaaggaaaggtggaagtgttgcccatagcaaccattctgaTTCTAGCTATAATGTATCTAGTATGTTCTagacaatgatagctagaatctgattggttgctatgggcaacacctcccgttttcctttttagaaggcgtAGTAAATCTGCCTCCGGTCTCCACCACCAAACAGACATCCGTTTCACATTACCACTCAGTTATTCTTCTTAATCTGAAGGATTCTGGGTAAACGGTCCCCTCCTTGATTACCGCTGCCTAGGGGCTTCCCTGCTGACCTAGCTTAACCTCCGCTTTATTCAGCAGGACAAAGATGACAATTCATCAGTACATAGATCTTGTTTAGTTTTAATGTAAAATACTATTTGCAGTTATCCGTTTGTGTGCAGACATTTATTTATGTCTCCCTCCTATCAGAAAGACAAACTAAGAAGGAGCCAGAAGAGGGAGAGGAGCCGACAGCGGAGACAGACAGCGAGAGCGAGATTGAGCTGTCTGGGTTCTCTCCTGAGGTCAGTGACGTGTTCATGGCTTGTGGTGCCGGTTGGAGAATTCGCGAATTAAATATACGACTATCATTTAAATCTGTATTTCTACATATCGGGACATAAATAACAATTTTCTAGTCCCCACCAAGTTCCTTGATTTTATGCatctaatctcatgtgacaaataacacctaatgtatttattagttatttatatagcaccgacATATTACGTAGAGATGTACAGattatatttatcattcacatctgtTCCCGAACTAAGAGGAAACActcaaacacgtggagaacatacaaactacacacagatagagGCGGAAATATGGATTTCATAGAGGATTTACTATCTCGTGAACTGTATGTGAGACTCTAGGTATAAGATAATGATAAGATAATGAATATATGACAGTGAGACTGAGCCAGGCATTTGCATTTACCAAAAGGCGAGGTAAATCTGTGCACACACTATTGCAATTATCGTCCTAATCACATGATTACCGACTGTTTGGTCAggtattgcaagagtgtgtacactaCCAGGATCATGGTTATCCTACCAAGCACATCGCAGCTGTTGATTTGTTTTTCTAAAGTTCATAAAAATCACGATCAGCGATGGAACGCTGTCGGGCTAATATGGCAGCGTGtacacactcacaaccagcagcgtaggcagatatctgtagtgtgcagagtcacaatcttttcagcagatggttaagagaaatggtaaaattgttacagaaatcgtaTCTAAAGTAAGTTTGCATCGTGTGAGATTAAGTGTCCTGAAGGTGATACATAAAGGGCAGGACTAGTAACATTGGAACTGAATCTATATTGGCTAGATTTAAGCCTCATCTATAGGAGCAACAGATTATATATTTTGGTATTGGGGTGTTACAGGAGCATGAGATCCCCAAGTCCACATACTtttgatcatgtagtgtgtgtaataaaaacaaaattataaaactTAAGAGTTTCAAAGGCCTCCCCCCCATATACCTGATATATTTGGAATCCCACTTCCAAAACCATGTGCCTGCCCCTTCCATCATTCTGTTTTAGGTGGCAGCATTTCCTCTTACAATACTTTATTGTCCACCCACACATTTTAGCTGCAGGGAAGTAATTAGTTTGATCACCCAGCTATTAGTTCTCCAATTGTTTGTTTTGCGTATGGACTTGTGAACTTATAACAATATTGTGCAATCACCGTTTTATACTCTATTTACAATGTTCTTAGGAGCAGAccacagtgctgtgtgtgtgtgcgtgtgtgtgtgtgtgtgtgtgtgtgtgtgtgtatgtatatgtgtgtatatatatatatatatatatatgtggactCTGTAGACTAAACTTATCCATTTTTCTGAATAGTGTCCAATCTTCATGATGTATCAGAGCAACTGTTCATCAGTTCTATATATCCCACTCTCGTCTGTGAATAATTACATTACTTTATGCTACCTTTTGTGTGTTGACAACAGAGAGCCCACCACATTAATAATgtcgtttcattttttttttctctgccttATGGTTGAGATACAGCACATGTCAATGCTGTTAAAGAAGAAATCCACCCTAAACAAGAAGAAATAGTTTTTGGTGAAGCTCATGgagttaaaataaaaacctttttttttttttttttttttgtttgttttttttttgttgttattttaatgCAACATTTGCCAAATCCGCAGGGTCCCTGATGGCTCTAATGACCCGATAGCGCACTCTCCTCTACTGCAGCAATCGGGATTAACTTTGACCCAGCTTGAAAAGTAGTTGAGACAGTTCTGAAGAACAGTTGTTACCTGCCCAGATACCCTGTAAGAAAGTAGTCAGACCTAGTAAGTGGACTGCGAAGGAACGGACTCTCTTGTTTGCATGTCCACTTGGAAAAGTTTAGCTAGGTTTTCAGCTTCAGAAAAACACATTGGTGTTAACAGCATTTACAAGTACTGTATTTAAACCAGAAGTCGGttgaaaaagtcatatttatgaTTTGCAAAGCATCCTACTTTAAAATTGGAAGGTAtatgacttaaaaaaaacaactccttTGATCATTGGGTGTCTGTCGCTTATTTCTGCAAAGGTATTACGTTTTCTGTGAAGAACGACTTGGGATAAAACACAGTGGATAACAAACCCATAAGGAATAAAATGATGCATGACATACAGCAATGCATAGCAATATGATGAACTCCCCATTTTTCCATCCAGATGGACGTGAGAATCACAGCCTTGGCCCTGTCTATCACTGACTCTGAGTTGTCCGACGAGGAGGCCTCCATCCTGGAGAGTGGCGGATTCTCCGTATCCAGAGCGACTACTCCGCAACTAACGGATGTGTCAGAGGGTGAGACCATAAGGTGTAACGTAGCGCTCTCAGTATTCTCCAATGGCTGCATAATACATCTGTGTAAAATGTAGCAAAGTCTTTAATATCATTATCTAATAAACATTAAGCTCTAGAACCTAAATATAGTCAGCAGCAGGTTTATGGATGGTAGATCTTGGACTCTGTATTGTGAATGTTATgcttttataaattaaataaacctTGTCCTTAGCCGAATACTGGTCACATTGTGATTGGTTGTATCAGGGATGAGTTTGATGCTATTGGTCAGCAGTGTGTGGAACCAAGAATCCTTGTTAATACAGGAAGGTtatagggatgggggggggggggggtttgatgaCCCACAGGCTGGGGCTTGGGGTAACCTTCAttctttgtttttggttttttatttttactttgggcAAACCTTTAGAGTAAGGTAAGAGTATTCCCCTCTATGCTGGCACAGTTAGCTCTAGTGTTACCTGAATATAGTAGCAGCTGAcatataaaatactgtacatacattatGAGCTCTTCAGTTACATATGATATAAAGATCTACATACATGTATGATATATTTCTAGTGTACGTCTTTAGAGGTAATGTTTCCATTGTATCAAGTTTGGATGCAATGTGTTAAACTGTAACATATATCAAGATTATTTTACTGTTTGCAGACAAATGTACGtgacataagaaaaaaaaaaaaacaatcagggTTTTCCTGCTCACGGTTCGGTGATTGCAATGATCTTTGAAAGCGTTGAGGCTTGGTTCTTACTGGTAATGAGTTGAGGGTCAATGATCTAGACCAGGCCGGgccatcctgtggctctccaggtgttgtgaaactacaagccccagcatgcttttccagtaaATAGCCAGCTGAGAGCTGGTGggggggcatgctgggacatgtggtttcacaacacctggggagccacaggttggcccggCCTGGTCTAGGAATATTCGATATAAGAGGCACATGATGTGTCCTCAGTCACA
This window encodes:
- the RETREG2 gene encoding reticulophagy regulator 2 isoform X2 — translated: MSGQAMTSSPCDPLDSGEGMMQTEDIAPWPSGDPSQSEERSGRVPGASEEDMNFLEANLYCILSEWGPLLTAGQRLLVWERPLPSLLTAAALHGAFWLFSYLSLRPLFLVSFFLLCLMGVKHWKAQLLHHCTVQSLGEPSSDSETSVGGSSQHRLLSVPELCHCLAEAWFTSRQYIQELLLYKKQNPGKFCAMVCACCAALAVVGHYIPGIMISYIILLSVLLWPLVVYRELIQKMYTALEPILMKLDYSMKGERLPRSHKKRQTKKEPEEGEEPTAETDSESEIELSGFSPEMDVRITALALSITDSELSDEEASILESGGFSVSRATTPQLTDVSEDLDQPSAAPEDPPPAKDPSDSPLLLGQLAGDKIILKSAATEKGFVC
- the RETREG2 gene encoding reticulophagy regulator 2 isoform X1; protein product: MSGQAMTSSPCDPLDSGEGMMQTEDIAPWPSGDPSQSEERSGRVPGASEEDMNFLEANLYCILSEWGPLLTAGQRLLVWERPLPSLLTAAALHGAFWLFSYLSLRPLFLVSFFLLCLMGVKHWKAQLLHHCTVQSLGEPSSDSETSVGGSSQHRLLSVPELCHCLAEAWFTSRQYIQELLLYKKQNPGKFCAMVCACCAALAVVGHYIPGIMISYIILLSVLLWPLVVYRELIQKMYTALEPILMKLDYSMKGERLPRSHKKRQTKKEPEEGEEPTAETDSESEIELSGFSPEMDVRITALALSITDSELSDEEASILESGGFSVSRATTPQLTDVSEDLDQPSAAPEDPPPAKDPSDSPLLLGQLAGDGKHLPAAEMPHLPPQPLTLNPEELLPTLTSPLHFVNTHFNGKGQFAGQDSAIHALSEGMVNRAITTALQSPVAPSTSLGDTSAETQEPGGDGEEFELLEQGELDLIREELGEAEKHLASSTPPPSVPPHLEPGDTAS